ACGGTTTGGAATTATTAGTGAGAACTGTTCGATCATATGAAATTTGAGCATCTACCAAAAAGAACCCACTAGAAAAATTCCTAGATGCACCACTGCCCATAGACATTAATTTTTTCGCTCGCATGACGTCTAAAGTTATGAAGGTTATCAACGACGTCCAGGTTTCATTTTCTCATATACATTAATTTTTTCGCTCGTACGACGTCTAAAGTTATGAAGGTTATCAACGATGTCTAGGTTTCATATTTCTCACATAAAGTTGCGTATGTTAATGTTTTGACATCATAATGAAAAGAACCAATACCAATCAAATTCTCGCTGCAACATACGGGGCTAAGAATACTGGGTTAGAATACtagttatatttaattatatgatgagaaaagaaaatataattaaattgaaaaagaaaagagaaagtTAAAGGGCATATTGGTAATTTGGGGACACCAAAACGGTAAACGCGTTGGCTGCATCTCCATTGGCTTTACTTTATTTATAAGCTGACGACTTCACTAATTCTCGAGAGCGATTGGATTTTATTCTTtcatattttataaataaaatctttataaacaaaatataaaaaaaatctcgTTAAATTTGCAATAATCACTCGTTACTCCAATTTTAATGCAAATTCAATCCTTTTTCCAATATACTCTTTCTCATTTCTTTCCTCCTTCCTGAATCGAACTGAAACTTTCATGTCGGTTCCAAACCCTAAATTCCAATACTCATCATTCACCTAAAATTCCTGAATAGAACAATTTTGGAAGCCATTGCCCCAAATTCAtctgttcatttcatcattacacACACACATTCACCACAATCATCGCTTTCTAACCCTAGCTACCTCCAAATTTGGGGATTTCGTTAATTAAACGTGTAATCAGGTGTAATCAAAGGTGTTTTGTATGCATCGATTGATGGAAACAACAGGTGTTAGCGTTGATCCGGCGAATTCCGATAATCatgtgaataataataataatcaaaattcatCGAACGTTTCATCTCCGAGAACGACGTCGTATACACCGTTTCCGGTAATCAGGTTTCTACAAGCACCTGTAACTACTTTAATTGAATATTCAGGTGTTTTAAGACCTAGGTCAAACAACGATGATCAGGAATCAGAGAGTTTGATTTCTAATAATCGGATTCGTGGCGATCGTAGCTCTAGTGATAACAGTAGTGATGGTGATAATGTTAACGACGAGGTTTCGATTCGGATATCGAGTGGTGGAGGTCAAGAAGAGGAGCGGAGTGAACCGGTTTCGGTGAACGGTGgagatggtggaggaggaggagatagggaagttgctgattctggtgaTGTAAGTGGTGGCAATGGTGGTGGTAGTAATAATAATGTTGATTCGGCTTATCAACAACGGTATGATTTGCAGCAAGTTTCGCGGTGGATTGAACAAATTCTTCCGTTTTCGTTGCTGTTGTTGGCCGTTTTCATTCGCCAGCACTTACAAGGTATTTGATTGTTATAAGAACTGAATTTTCTTATTTAGAATGAAATTTGTATAGTGATGAATACTATGTTGCTTTACTATATTTAGCCCTTGTAGAATACATTAGAATATAGCATACATGGTGATTAACTGAATATATTGGCAGTTTGGTACATAGCACATGTTTGACTACTTTATCTTTTaattaacaatttaaaaaaaaaatttgcatGATTGTTTGCAGGTATCTTTGTTACTATTTATATCGCTacattcatgtataaatcaaatGATATTCTACGGAAGCAGACAGCGTTAAAGGTATGAATTTGGTGTTAAATACGTGTGCACGTATAGCCTCTTGTTACCTATTGAGCTTGATGATTGAAGGAATTTTGCAGGGGGAGAGAAAGTTATCTGTTCTTGCTGGATATTGTGTACTTTTTATGCTTCAAGTGATTGGGGTTTACTGGTGGTACCAAAACGATGATATTTGCAATCCATTGTTCATGATTCCACCAAAAGCTATTCCGCCGTTTTGGAATGCTGTATTCACCATTATTGTAAATGGTACATATACTCTTTTAGTTACTTTTTTTGTAGTGATGCATTAATTGTTTTTATGAAATTTAAATTCGTTTACTTGTAGATACGATGGTTCGCCAGGCTGCAATGGCTTTTAAGTTGGTATTGCTTATGTACTATAAAAATGGCAGGGGCCATAGTTTTCGTAGGCAGGTAATGTCATCCAACATGATAACGTAACGCATACCATATGTAATATGTTGTAATAATTGAGTTTCGGATGTATAATTTCTTTTGGTATTTCAGGGTCAAATCTTGACTCTGGTTGAGTACACACTTCTATTATACCGTGCGTTTTTACCTGCCCCTGTTTGGTACCGGTTCTTTTTGAACAAAGAGTACGGGAGCCTGTTTTCATCTTTGACGACAGGGTTGTATTTAACCTTAAAGCTTACATCAGCTGTTGAGAAGGTATGAGTTTCCTCTGTCTGTTCCTTATAATTATAAAATTATGCTTCTGGGAGTGAATTAATTTATACACCCTCTGGTATGTATAGATTGGATCCTTCTATGCTGCATTAAAAGCACTGTCAAAAAAAGAGGTCAATTACGGATCACATGCAACAGCAGAACAGGTACTGTTTTGTCGTTGATTATTGTTTTACCTAAATTTTTTTTAGGGCTATAACTAGTTATCCTTGTAATTTAATTATCTTCGACAATATTATCAGGTGAGCGAGGCAGGAGATGTGTGTGCTATTTGCCAGGAAAAGATGCAGGCTCCTATTTTGTTGCGTTGTAAACATATCTTCTGCGAAGACTGTGTTTCGGAATGGTCAGCAATTCCTATtctatattaataatatatatacatatatatgtattatgtatatataACTAAAATGCTAATTTTTTATCTTATTATAAGTTAGGGTGATTAACAATGTTGCTTTTATTTTCAGGTTTGAAAGAGAGAGAACTTGCCCATTATGTAGAGCTTTGGTGAGACCAGCAGATATACGGTCATTTGGGGACGGGTCAACGAGTTTGTTCTTCCAGTTGTTCTAGAAGTTTCCATCTGGGTATGCGAACTGTGTGCTTTCTTCATTGAGTTTGATCTTCAATTACCCAGAGTTATCGCTGCATTACCTTTTTGGCGTATTTCCCCCCTCAAACTGTACAGTAGAGCTTTACTTGTGGCTCTAATATTACCAGTAATATATTGATTGATACACACAATATACATACAACAGTCTATAATGATAAAAAAAACATGATTGTTATCTTGATTGAGCTCAAACTGTTGAAATAATGGTTAAGACCTGCAAGTATGATGGTCCCTTAGCAAAATGAACTACCTTTATGTAAAAACCAAGTCTTAAATACACTCACAATGTTTGAAGCTTTGAGAAACAAAGTGATTCACAATGTTGCAAATTCATAGCTATGTGCCTATGTATGTGTGTAAATTCTTTTTAATTTACAAttgaacacccccccccccccccacacacacacacacacaaaaaaaagtTTTGGTACAGGTGGTTGATGTTTGAACAAACTTAATGATGTACTGGAATACCAAAATGAATATAGCTAcatattttttgtttgttttgcaTCAACATCTGGTTATTTTGAGTATTCACCCCTGCTCATGAAAAAACTCCATAAACTTTTAACGAAAGGGATTTGAAACGGGCCAAAAGTGCTTAACAAATTTGGAATTTGAACGTGAACCCATCCCGGGGCTTTATCACCACTGTCACCATGCTTCCACGCAGCAGCCTGTACTTCACCCTCAGAAAATGGAATCGTTAAACTTCTAGCTTTGAACTCATTCGACTCCATCACCAGCTTCTTCGTCTAGGCTCCCTTAACTTCTTTTGAAAAGTCTATTTTAAGTTGTCTTTAATCGACATCGGTTTAGATTTACCATCAATGCAAATCGAATTGATTCGATTACCTGGCCATCGACGTCTAATAAAATTGTAGAGAAAGTTTGAATTCTTGTCCCCGTGTTTAACCCAATTAATGCGAAAAGGGCCCCATTGGCTCAGCAGGAGTGGGACCAGTTTGGGATGCTTACACAGTTACACGGCTTCTTCATGAGGTTAAAGTGGATCCGGGCGAAGATAAGTGGAAGTGGAAATCTGACACGGATGGTGGCTCCTCGGTAGCCTTGGTGAGGCCCTCTTTCGGAAGCCGAGGGCACCAATGGGGAGGCTAACCAAATTTATTGGAATAGTTGGGCTCCACCCAAAGCTGACTATTTTGGGTGGAAAGCCTCGATGAATCATACTCCGACCTTGAAGGCCCTTCTCAACCGTGGAGTTCACATGCAAGCTCTAAGTTGTTAGCCTATAGGTGTGGTATTGGTCCGTACCATTTGGTGGAGTATTTTTGCTTGGGTTAAAACTTCCATTCCCTAGCTCGGTGGATACGTTTCAATCGATTTTGGACATATTCATCACCATACACGGCTTGAAAGATTGGAGGGAAGTGCTTGGAATGGTCTGTTTGGCTACTCATTTGGGTATTTTGGAAGGGAAGAAATGGGTTTGTGTTCAATAATCAGGTGACTGTGATCGCAAGAATGGTGGAAAACATCAAAGAAACTTCTTTTCTCTGGATTAAAAGTATATCTAAATTTCAAAACCTAAATTGGGTTAGATGGTGTGATTTTAACATCTGACACGTAATCGTGTAATTTTCGTCTTGTTGGGTTTTTTAATTTCTTGCTGGTTCTTTTTAATACTTATATAAAAACTTTCGTTAAAAAAATTATTGCACACCCTAATAGGGCTCGTTTTGGTTCATGGAATCCATAGGAATTGAAAGTGGAATTGGAATTAATTCCATCCAATATTATGTTTGGTTAAAAAATGGAAGGAATTGGAATGGAATGAATTACTCCAAATTCCTCTATTTAATGGAATTCTACGTTTGTGGTAATCTCATTTTGCAACCAGAGATTACTCTTGTGATTAGTTTGCAATGACCCCATTTGTAATTTTAGCTAGCAGTTCAAGATCGATAGCTATACTTTAAGTTTCAACGACCATAGACGAACCGATAGATGACCACTCAAACAATAAAACACGTTGGTCCGGAAAAGACCCCGCACCTTTGACAGCATAAACTACTGTGGTCTAGCTCGTGATGCACACATCACAATGCTTTACACCCTACTTGACCACTTCTTGTCATTGTACATATCTTCTACTCAAATAACATATAACGTCAATCCAGCGGacccaaaagtttttttttatgagAGATCACTAAGAGGCTTAACAAAACTTTTAAGGAAACAATCAGAATTTTTACATGAAAATACACCAAATTTTAAGGGGCGGCTGCCAGCAATACTAGTGGGTCCGCCCATGACGCTGGTCGATTTGGTATATAGAAAGATAAACATGTCACGCGTTTTTAAATTGTTAAATGGTCTGCATATATACAAACAAGTCTTgtttttagtattattattatttaagaaGCTATAAAGATTTGaataacaaaattttaactttATTGTAGATTTTGAAAACAAAGGGACAAAACTATATGTGAGTAACATTGTGGTCAAAGGGTAAAAAGTTGTTGCTGGGATCCTCTTAactgatctctctctctctatatatataaatCTCTGTCCAGCCACTTAGAATTATTCAATTCATTACATGACTCATCTCTAAATTTTCTCTCTAGATTCATTTCCCTCAATCCTCCATCTAGTTTCTAGATTTCAACACATGTATAAATCTTTATTAAGTGAAAGATTTGGGGAAGATCTTTGAAAGCTTTTCTTTGGTTGAATATATATttctggatttttttttttttactttaaaaaaaGGAATCTGACTCTGACTCTCATGATAAAAGCGACCCATCATCTGTTTGTTTCCTTTTCCATAATTACAAACTCACCTGATTCCACACACCCACAAACGGTCACTGTTTCCCTAATTCATTCCACTCATCATTTGCCATTTCATTCATCTCAGTTTATCACTGGATATGTacgttatctctctctctctagaacacATACATAAGTGTTGGTTGATATTGAGTAGATACACACAGTTAATCTCTCTCTATCTATCTAGAACACACACATAGTTAAGATTTTCTTGTTACTTGTCATGTTTGATAATGAGTATTTACACATGGTTAATCTCTCTCTATCTAGAACATACACATATTCAAGATTTCTTGTTACATAACTGCTGTTTGATATCAAGTAGATACACATAgttaatctctctctctctctctctctctctctctctctctctctctagaacacACACATGCATATACATATTCTAGATTTCTTATAACTTAACTGCTGTTTGATGTTGACTGGATACACATAGTTAATCTCTACACTTCAGATTAGGGTTTCTGAGAAACTCTTTGATTATATGATTTGATTGTTCTAAAGATTAGGGTTTCTGGGAAACTCtgattattttcaattttggttgTTTAAGTTCCAAATCTTGATGCAAAATTATTAACGAGCtggggtctcattggaagcagcctctctatttctATTCCTACGGAGTAGAGGTAAGACTATCTACATCTTACCATCCTCAAACCGTACCTTAATTAGCtgtgctattggtgggatttactaagtatgatgataATGTTGTTTAAGTTACAAGTTTTTTAATCTTGAGaattaatagtttttttttgtcaTTGTTTCTATTTTCTAGATCTATAAGGAGGAAACTGGTAAGATTTAATTAAAAAACATTGGCTTGTAGCATATCAATAACAAAATAACTAAAAAGGGAAGGTTATTAAAAAGGGTTATCAACAATGAAAAAAAGGATAAATCTTGAAAAAATAGATTAGTTATTGATATTATTAGGTATATGCTGTGACATTGTTTTCATGTTAAAGAGCCTACTACCTTGATTATTTCTGACAAACTAGAagaaatatatacatatatatatatatacacatatataggatcacgctaaaataagaaccatctcgagttgtaagaaccgtgagaactacaccgtacggggcgaggtggaccaaaatttttttcacAAACGTAGATGCgcgtattataaacacatttgtaaaagaaaaaaatcaaaaaaaaaagtttttgagcaccacaagtgtgtgtttacgggtaccgtaaattttccggtaggatttacggtacccgtaaacacaaacttgtggtgcttaaaactacacacacgacattttttttgaatttttttttttacaaatgtgtttataatacacgcaactacgtttatgaaaaaaaattttggtccacctcgccccgtacggtgtagttctcatggttcttacaactcgaggtggttctcattttagcggtcccatatatatatatatatatat
Above is a window of Helianthus annuus cultivar XRQ/B chromosome 14, HanXRQr2.0-SUNRISE, whole genome shotgun sequence DNA encoding:
- the LOC110905000 gene encoding E3 ubiquitin-protein ligase RNFT1, with protein sequence MHRLMETTGVSVDPANSDNHVNNNNNQNSSNVSSPRTTSYTPFPVIRFLQAPVTTLIEYSGVLRPRSNNDDQESESLISNNRIRGDRSSSDNSSDGDNVNDEVSIRISSGGGQEEERSEPVSVNGGDGGGGGDREVADSGDVSGGNGGGSNNNVDSAYQQRYDLQQVSRWIEQILPFSLLLLAVFIRQHLQGIFVTIYIATFMYKSNDILRKQTALKGERKLSVLAGYCVLFMLQVIGVYWWYQNDDICNPLFMIPPKAIPPFWNAVFTIIVNDTMVRQAAMAFKLVLLMYYKNGRGHSFRRQGQILTLVEYTLLLYRAFLPAPVWYRFFLNKEYGSLFSSLTTGLYLTLKLTSAVEKIGSFYAALKALSKKEVNYGSHATAEQVSEAGDVCAICQEKMQAPILLRCKHIFCEDCVSEWFERERTCPLCRALVRPADIRSFGDGSTSLFFQLF